Below is a genomic region from Synergistaceae bacterium.
CGCGGTCAATAAGAAACTCTAATAATTGCTTCAAATATTGGAAAAGATATATTTGTAACAAATGCCTGAACGTGATTCATTCTTTCACCTGATTTAAATATTTCAACAACGCCCCGCACCCTCTGTAAATCTCACTATAAGCGAGCGCAAAATTTCTCGTGTACCATGGATCTGAGACTTCTTTATTTTCTCCGGTGAACTCAAGCAATAATTTAACTTTATTATCTTTATCGCCGCCCATTATGTATAAAATATCGTCTATATTCTCGTTATCCATGCCGATTATATAATCCCATTGTGAATATTCGCCGCGTTTAATCTTCCTTGCATGACGGCTTTCAAACGGTATATTATGCTTTATAAGCTCCGTCCGTGCATTCGGGTAAATATCGCTGCCTGTATCGTCATTTGTTGCAGCTGCTGACGAAATAAAAAAATTTCCTTCTTGGCCTGACTCTTTCACTAAATACTTCATAATAAATTCTGCCATTGGTGAACGGCATATATTACCATGACAGACAAATAAAATTTTTATCAAGTTCTCACACTCTCCCATTAAAAAATTTTCTCCCGACTCGTTAAAGCCGGGAATTTAATAAATTATTGCTATTTATCATCATCTGAATCAGAAATATCAAGAATTTCATCATCTGAATCTGAATCCGGTAAATTTTCAGGATTTGACTCTTCAGGGGGAATCTCGTCAGCTTCGGCCGCAGCAATTTCCGCAGCATCGGGCATGTATCCTATACCTTTATTGACTTCTGACATGATGGCCTTCATTATTTCGTCCTGTAACGCGGGATTTTCCGACAAAAATTTTGCAACTGCCTCTTTACCTTGTCCCAGCGTCTCGCCTTTATAAGCAAGCCAAGCACCTTTTTTATTAATCACGTTATAATCTATTGCCATATCAACAACAGCAACTCCGACCGGGATTCCCTTGCCGTAAATCAAACTTGCGTGTGCAGTCCTGAAGGGTGGAGCTAATTTATTTTTGACAACTTTCAAGAATAATTCATGTCCGATTGTAACATCGCTCTTGTCAATTTTTTTGCCGCGCCTGACCTCAAGTCTTACTGACGCATAAAATTTTAAAGCTCGTCCGCCCGTTGTCGTCTCACTCGGCCCGGGTGCATATCCTGTAGAAATCAACGCCCTTAACTGGTTAATAAATACTACTATGCAATTTGTCTTAGCAATAATTGAAGCGAGTCTTCTCAATGAATACGACATTAAACGCGCCTGCAGTCCCATTTGACTTTCACCGATCCGCCCGTCGATTTCTGCCTGAGGAGTCAAAGCTGCTACAGAGTCCACAACTACAATGTCAACTGCTCCAGTTCTCACAAGCTGATCTAACACATATAAAGCCTGTTCGCCGCTGTCAGGTTGAGCAAGATACAAATCTTCAATCTTTACACCCAGAGTCGCAGCGAGTCTCGGATCAAGTGCGTGTTCAGCGTCAATAAATGCCGCAATTCCCCCCGCCTTCTGAACTTCAGCAATCGCACATAGGGCAATCGTAGTCTTTCCTGAACCTTCAGGCCCGAAAATTTCAACAATCCGCCCCTTTGGATAGCCGCCGATTCCCAGTGCAACGTCAAGAGGTAAAATGCCGCTCGAAATTACATCAATATTTTTATTTGCTGAGTCTCCGAGTCTCATAATCGCACCGTCGCCGAACTTTGAACGAATATCCCCGATTGCTTCCTCTAAAATCTGCTCGCGGGTCTGTGCTGCTTTCTTTACAGTTTTTGCCAGTTTAATCACTTCCCATTTTCATAAATAAATTTCGCCCGATAATTATAATACAGGCTCGGCTTTATTATCTCGAATCATCCGCCATAATTCAGCAAGTGCAAATCTCACAGTCCTGACTCTTATCTCGTCTCTATTGCCCGGAAAAATTTTCTTGAATGCCTCTGACTTTTCACGACAAGAAAGCCCGAAATATACAAGCCCTATAGGTTTTGACTCGCTCCCCCCGTCTGGGCCCGCGATTCCTGTTACTGACACGGCAAAATCTGAATCGTAAATTTTCCGCGCTCCTTCTGCCATCTCTATAGCACATTCTTTACTGACTGCACCGAAATTTTTTAGAGTCTCAAGATTCACGCCTAAAATTTTATTCTTTGACTCGTTGCTGTAAGTTACTGCCGAGCCGTTAAAACTTTCAGAACTTCCGGGAATTTCTGTGAGAGTCGCCCCTATCAGTCCGCCCGTACATGACTCAGCGCATGAAATTTTTGCGTGTTTATTTTTTGCCTCGTGTAATACTGCTTCAGCCAGCGACTTGCAATTTTTCGGCAAAACATTATCGAATCTTGAGCGGGTTAATTTCTCGGCACTCTCTACGAGTTCAGGATCTCCCCTGATTATTAATTCAACTTGAGGCGATGCAGGCAAAATTGAGACGTGAAGAGAGTCATTATTTATGATTTCGGGGATTCTGTGAGCGATTTCGAGTTCAGGCAGGCCAAGAATTATTATAGATGCCCAGCAATTTTTATTTTTGAGCGAAAAAATTTCGGGTAATTCTTGACGAGTCATTGATTCGTATTCAAGGGGGACTCCGGGAAGTGCTAAAACTTGAGTGTTATTCATGAAAAATTTTATTCCCAGTGCCGAGCCTGTAGGATTATAAATTGCTTGAGCTTTAACGGGTATTAACGCTTGAGGGTCGCGGGTTCGTGAGAGTCTTTCATGCCTGATTTTGTCATGTTGAACGCGTTCTAAAATTTTGTCATAAAGCGGGCTTAACTCTAAATCACAGCCTAAAAATTTTGTAATTGCGTAACGTGTTCTATCATCATGAGTCGGCCCGAGTCCCCCGGAAATTATTAATAAATCAGTCTCACCTACCCAGCGCGCTAAAAGATTTATGATTTCTGACTCAGTATCCGGGATAACTTCAATTTTTTTGACGGCTATATTATTATTATGCAAGTGCCAAGCCATGAAGTTACAATTTTTTTCGAGCCTTACACCGCTTAATAATTCGTCGCCTATTGCAGCAAGTACAGCATTATTCATTATATTATTATTCACCTCGCAAATATTCTCATTATCTTGAATCAAACCGCCGCCGGGTGGGCGGGCGGGAGGCGGCGGGGGCAAAAATTTTTCCAACGAGCAAACTATATCGCTTGTATTAATTCATACAGCCAGCCATGATTATATAAATATGCGTTCATGACCTGCAAAATTATATTCCCTAAGATCCCCCCTAAAATGTCATCGGCCATTATTCCAAATCCGCCGGGTAATTTTTCCATTGCTGAGACAGGCCAAGGCTTTAATATGTCGATAATCCTAAACAGAAAGAATCCCGGAATTATAAAACTTTTCGGCAATAAATAAATCGTCAGCCACATCCCCGGCACCTCGTCAATATTCAGAAAGCTGGGATCCTTCATGTTAAAAAATTTTTCTGATTCACCAGTCGCCCAGACTCCTATAATGCTTACTAAGATTATCGCCCATAATGGAACGTCAACAAAGACACTCACAACGCACGCAGCAAATGAACTCACAGTACCCGGCATTCCCGACGGAATAAATCCCAGTCCGCATAAACTCGCAACCCATACACAAAGGGGGTAATTTTTCATTTCTTTAATGCTTGCCACTTTATAACACCTCTCCGAATAAATCATTTTCTGCACAATCATAAATTTTCGCTCTGATAAAATCGCCCGGCTTGATATTTCTATTTTCACAGCCTGATACACAGACGAGTCCGTCAACTTCCGGAGCGTCCCTGTAACTTCTCGCCCATATTTCGCCGGACTCCGAGTCAATTTCTTCTACTAGTAAATCAAGAGTTTTATTAATAAATAATTCGCTGCGTTCCTGTGAAATCTGCGCTTGAATCTCCATTAACTTATTACAGCGTCTCTCTGAAATTTTGCGCGGGACTTGATTCAAAAATTTTTCAGCCTTTGTCCCCTCTTCAGGCGAATATACAAAGCAGCCGAGTCTATCAAATTCTATATCGTTAATAAAATCTATGACTCTTTCAAAACTTGACTCGCTTTCACCGGGGAATCCCGTCATTATTGTAGTTCTTAGCGTGAATAAATTATCAAGACTCCTGATATATTTAAATATTCGCGATAAATGGCCGTCTTTAACCGGGCGGTTCATTCTCGATAAAATTTCAGGGTCGGCGTGCTGTATAGGAACATCCAAATAATGCAAGACTTTATCATGATTCAGCAAAAAATTTATCAAGTCTTCATTTACTCTGTTAGGATGCAGATATAACAGCCTCAGCCATGTATTAGCCGGTAATTCTTGATTTAATTCATGAATCAAAGTTTTTAGAGTCGTCCCGTCATTAAAATCTTGGCCGTAAACTGTGAGATCTTGACCCACTAAGCAAATTTCACGCGCCCCCGAAATACTCAACATGTGAGCTTCATCGATTAAATTTTTAAGTGGAACACTGCGCAATCTGCCCCGAATTAAGGGTATAGCACAATATGAACAGGAAGTATTACAGCCTTCAGTAATCTTTAAATAGCGAGTCCAAAAATTTTTATTCAGAGCAGGAAAAATATTTTTGCAGTTATTATTGAGATTGCCGCCCAGAAAATTTATAATCTTGTCCCACTCTTCAGACCTGACAAATAAATCAACGCTCGGAAATTCCTGTTTTAACTCTGACTCATAGCGATTAACAAGACAGCCCGCAATTATGAGAGTCTTAATTCTGCCCTGAGTCTTTAACTCTTCAAGATCAAGAATAGCGTTAATATTTTCTTTCACAGCGTCCTGAATGAATCCGCAAGTGTTTATTATTGCTGTGTCGGCCGAGTCTGACTCGTCAACTATTTCATGATTATAAGATATAAGCTGCTTTATTAAGTGCTCACTGTCTGCCGTATTCTTAGCACAGCCCATACTAACAAGAAAAATTTTCATGTTTAATAATTAATTCTCGTAATCGCTGAAACTTTCAGAGTCAAAAGATTTAATCTCTACAATTTTTTCAATGCTGACACAGAAATTGCTTGTTATCATGAGACTCGCGAGTCTATTTCCGTCAATCAGCATAATTTTTGAAGCTCGTGCAAATTCTGCGGCTTGTTCTGAAAAATTCGCCGTTGTCGCAAAAAGTCCCTTGCCTCCCTTATCCTTCAAAGCGTCAATAAATTCCTGTATATCATTCTTGTTTACAGTTTTTGAAGGCGATAATTTTCTTGCTTGAATATAAATAGGATTGAGCCCCGGTTCACTCTCAAGAATAACGCCGTGAATGCAGTCATCAGAATTTGATAATGCTTCAGTCGTATATCTTGCATTATGGAAGGCACGATAACCCATTTTAGATAATAAATCAATTACAAGCTGTTCGAACTTGTCAGAATGTAACTCGGCGATTTTGTTTAATATTTCGTCGGCCAAGTCTGAATTAAATTTCTCAATGACTTCTTCAAGTGATTTTTCCGGTGATTCTGTAACTGACTGCGGCAAAATTTCGTCTTCCTCCTGTTCGTGTGATTCTTGCTGTATTTCTTGCGATTCTGATTCTTGAGATTCTTGTGATTCGTCTTCCGGGTCGGGCTGATATACAATTAATTCCGGTGCTGATTCAATTTCTGACTCTGACTCAGATTCTAAGTCTGAATCTAAATTTATCAGCTCTAACTCTTCATCGTCTAATAAATCATCGTCTATAACTTCAATTTCCGGCTCTGACTCTGATTCTGACTCTGAGTCTAAATCTGAATCTATTTCAGGTATTACGGGAATTTCTTGTGATTCAGATTCGGACTCTGACTCTATAACTGGATCGGGTATGATTTCCTGTTCAATTTCCGGCTTGATTTCCTGTTCTGATTCGTTTATGGAATTGCCGCGAGTCCTGAAATTTTTTAAATATTCGTCGTCGATTATTGCGGGGTTGTCTCGTAAAATTTCGTGTCCTGCATTAGTTATCATGTAAGTATTTTTTGCTGGGCTTGAGATTAACCCGTTTTGCTTTAATTCGTCTCTAGCAGTCTTGACTCTTTCTTTGAGAATATTTTTATCGCCTGAAGACATTTCGCTGGGATCTTCACCGATATAATTTGCAATAATCCCGAACAGGTCATTAATCACGTAATTGCGCGGGAGTCCGTCTTGAAACGCTTCAAGTAAAGGCTTTCTTAATTCCTGAGCTGCTGGAAATGGCATTATAATATTCACCTCGTATAAAGTAATCGCGAAAAATTATACTTCAAATTTATTATAATCGCAGGAAATTAAATTTTTTGTGAAGACGTGTTAAAATTTTATAGCTTCAATAACTCATAATAATTATATTTTATATTTTAATCAGGAGGGACTTTTACATGAAAAAATTTCTTGCAGCAGTCTTATTTGTTGTATTAGCTGCCTCGTCGTGTTTTGCTTTTACTGAATATCCCGTTACAATCGAGAATGGGAATCGCAGCATAACTTTTTATTCAGCACCGAGTCGAGTCGTTACAAATTGCGATGCTAGTATAATCGAAATGCTTTTAGCACTTGGCCTGAAGGATAAAATAATCGGTTATGCAGGATACTTAACTGAAGACAAAATATCGCCTCAATATCGCTGTGCATTTAAAGAAATTCCCGCACTCTCAAAAAGTAATATCGACTTTCAAACTTTGTATAAGGCAAAACCTGATTTATTTATTTCAAGCTATAAATACGGACTCGATACTGGTAAAACCGGCATAACTCCGGAAATACTCGCTAAAAATTTAATCAAGACTTATGCAATGACAGAGTCATTATTTCGAGTCATGCCTAAACCTCCTGTAACTCTCGAAGATATTTACACGGATATAAAAAATTTCGGCGTTATATTTGACGTTCAGGACAGGGCAGAACAAATTATTCACAGCATGAGACTTGAAGCAGATATAATGTTCCGCAGGGTTTCAGCAATGAAGATTTCAAAGCCTCTGAAAGTTTTTATAGCATATGCACCGTGTAAAGACGATAATTTTTTGCGTTCGGCTGGTAATCAGTCTATAGTTAACGCACTTCTCGAAATAGTAAAGGCCCGCAATATTTTCTCGGACGTAAATGACGGTTATATTCAAGTTCAGTGGCAGGACGTAATTAAACGCAATCCCGATGTCATTATAATTTTTGACGGCGGCAATCAATCAGGAGAAAAATATAAGCATGAAATCTCGAAAAATTCATTACTCGGACAAATAAAAGCAGTCGGGAATAATAGAATTTATGTTATACCGCTTGAAGATATTTATCCGGGTGTTCGTGCAATTAAGGATCTTGAGCTTATAACACGCTCTCTATATCCTAAATACAAACATGTAAATCGTCATCATCGTTTCAACCGGCATTATCTGCGCAGATATAAATAATTTATATTAATTACTCGCCGGACAATCGCAAATAACTACCCACTCCGGCGGGTTTATATTTCAATCATGAAAGCTATAAAAATTTT
It encodes:
- a CDS encoding ABC transporter substrate-binding protein, which codes for MKKFLAAVLFVVLAASSCFAFTEYPVTIENGNRSITFYSAPSRVVTNCDASIIEMLLALGLKDKIIGYAGYLTEDKISPQYRCAFKEIPALSKSNIDFQTLYKAKPDLFISSYKYGLDTGKTGITPEILAKNLIKTYAMTESLFRVMPKPPVTLEDIYTDIKNFGVIFDVQDRAEQIIHSMRLEADIMFRRVSAMKISKPLKVFIAYAPCKDDNFLRSAGNQSIVNALLEIVKARNIFSDVNDGYIQVQWQDVIKRNPDVIIIFDGGNQSGEKYKHEISKNSLLGQIKAVGNNRIYVIPLEDIYPGVRAIKDLELITRSLYPKYKHVNRHHRFNRHYLRRYK
- the rimO gene encoding 30S ribosomal protein S12 methylthiotransferase RimO, translated to MKIFLVSMGCAKNTADSEHLIKQLISYNHEIVDESDSADTAIINTCGFIQDAVKENINAILDLEELKTQGRIKTLIIAGCLVNRYESELKQEFPSVDLFVRSEEWDKIINFLGGNLNNNCKNIFPALNKNFWTRYLKITEGCNTSCSYCAIPLIRGRLRSVPLKNLIDEAHMLSISGAREICLVGQDLTVYGQDFNDGTTLKTLIHELNQELPANTWLRLLYLHPNRVNEDLINFLLNHDKVLHYLDVPIQHADPEILSRMNRPVKDGHLSRIFKYIRSLDNLFTLRTTIMTGFPGESESSFERVIDFINDIEFDRLGCFVYSPEEGTKAEKFLNQVPRKISERRCNKLMEIQAQISQERSELFINKTLDLLVEEIDSESGEIWARSYRDAPEVDGLVCVSGCENRNIKPGDFIRAKIYDCAENDLFGEVL
- a CDS encoding restriction endonuclease; amino-acid sequence: MPFPAAQELRKPLLEAFQDGLPRNYVINDLFGIIANYIGEDPSEMSSGDKNILKERVKTARDELKQNGLISSPAKNTYMITNAGHEILRDNPAIIDDEYLKNFRTRGNSINESEQEIKPEIEQEIIPDPVIESESESESQEIPVIPEIDSDLDSESESESEPEIEVIDDDLLDDEELELINLDSDLESESESEIESAPELIVYQPDPEDESQESQESESQEIQQESHEQEEDEILPQSVTESPEKSLEEVIEKFNSDLADEILNKIAELHSDKFEQLVIDLLSKMGYRAFHNARYTTEALSNSDDCIHGVILESEPGLNPIYIQARKLSPSKTVNKNDIQEFIDALKDKGGKGLFATTANFSEQAAEFARASKIMLIDGNRLASLMITSNFCVSIEKIVEIKSFDSESFSDYEN
- a CDS encoding nicotinamide-nucleotide amidohydrolase family protein — translated: MEKFLPPPPPARPPGGGLIQDNENICEVNNNIMNNAVLAAIGDELLSGVRLEKNCNFMAWHLHNNNIAVKKIEVIPDTESEIINLLARWVGETDLLIISGGLGPTHDDRTRYAITKFLGCDLELSPLYDKILERVQHDKIRHERLSRTRDPQALIPVKAQAIYNPTGSALGIKFFMNNTQVLALPGVPLEYESMTRQELPEIFSLKNKNCWASIIILGLPELEIAHRIPEIINNDSLHVSILPASPQVELIIRGDPELVESAEKLTRSRFDNVLPKNCKSLAEAVLHEAKNKHAKISCAESCTGGLIGATLTEIPGSSESFNGSAVTYSNESKNKILGVNLETLKNFGAVSKECAIEMAEGARKIYDSDFAVSVTGIAGPDGGSESKPIGLVYFGLSCREKSEAFKKIFPGNRDEIRVRTVRFALAELWRMIRDNKAEPVL
- a CDS encoding phosphatidylglycerophosphatase A; translated protein: MKNYPLCVWVASLCGLGFIPSGMPGTVSSFAACVVSVFVDVPLWAIILVSIIGVWATGESEKFFNMKDPSFLNIDEVPGMWLTIYLLPKSFIIPGFFLFRIIDILKPWPVSAMEKLPGGFGIMADDILGGILGNIILQVMNAYLYNHGWLYELIQAI
- a CDS encoding low molecular weight phosphotyrosine protein phosphatase; this translates as MGECENLIKILFVCHGNICRSPMAEFIMKYLVKESGQEGNFFISSAAATNDDTGSDIYPNARTELIKHNIPFESRHARKIKRGEYSQWDYIIGMDNENIDDILYIMGGDKDNKVKLLLEFTGENKEVSDPWYTRNFALAYSEIYRGCGALLKYLNQVKE
- the recA gene encoding recombinase RecA, which gives rise to MAKTVKKAAQTREQILEEAIGDIRSKFGDGAIMRLGDSANKNIDVISSGILPLDVALGIGGYPKGRIVEIFGPEGSGKTTIALCAIAEVQKAGGIAAFIDAEHALDPRLAATLGVKIEDLYLAQPDSGEQALYVLDQLVRTGAVDIVVVDSVAALTPQAEIDGRIGESQMGLQARLMSYSLRRLASIIAKTNCIVVFINQLRALISTGYAPGPSETTTGGRALKFYASVRLEVRRGKKIDKSDVTIGHELFLKVVKNKLAPPFRTAHASLIYGKGIPVGVAVVDMAIDYNVINKKGAWLAYKGETLGQGKEAVAKFLSENPALQDEIMKAIMSEVNKGIGYMPDAAEIAAAEADEIPPEESNPENLPDSDSDDEILDISDSDDDK